From the genome of Camelina sativa cultivar DH55 unplaced genomic scaffold, Cs unpScaffold00803, whole genome shotgun sequence:
ttccagtTTACGTAGTTTCTAAGACAAAATgaatacattgaaaataagCAGAAGAGGGATAAGTAACTTTTGACAACAGAGACAGCTCATTATACGAGTAATGAATATATGTGTATGCAAATGAAATTACCCTCTTCTCCATCCACAGTATATGTGACCGCATCTGAGATATAATATTAGCACCGTGTGGCGTTCCTGGTTCAACCAAAACCTGTTCAACCAAAATTTACGAGAAGAGttagtaacaaataaaaatgcaagagcACACGAAGTACATGTTCTAGTATAAACAACGTTATTTTGGAGAATGAAGGATGAATAAACTCAAAAACCATACCAAGAGATCATCTGTAAGGTCCCAGAGCTGGCGAACCACAGTAATCCTGTCTTTGAGAGATGGTATCTCCCCTAACACATAGGACTTAACCACCACCCACAGGAAAACATAAGGAAATTTACtcagttttttaaaacaaacttgtaaaGAAGAATGACAGCTGAAGCGACTGAATAAAAGAAATAACCCACAGCAATGACAAGATCATGTTTCCTCTGGGACTTTTCGTTGATCTCTTTACACTGTTTGTTGATCTCTTTACTAAGCGCTAGCAGGCTAGTATACCCATGGATGAGAGGCAAATCCTTGAGGCCTTTCATATACACAATAATGGTAAGATCAGAACCCAAACAATGCAAGTTACTATTGTACAAAAAGCTCTGTAAGACGCAATCAAAGTGAATTACCCTGAATCAAGTTACGTCCTGCACGCTGCATTGACTGAGATGGTTCAACTATGTTTACTCTCTCCACAGACTTTGGCCAAACCTCTTGAACCGCCCTACAAGATGTTAAAACGAGTCAAGAACGAAATAAAAGTATCAGAAGTAAATAGGGAAGCATCTATCTCCTCACCAGAAACCTGAACCAGTGCCAGCACCAAAATCCAGCACTCTTGTAGGCCTAAAATCCGGTATTCTTCGACGAATCTAtttaagaagatatatatataaaaaaacaggtCACTATATGATCAGAAGGGGTTACAATCTCAAGCTCACTTGTTTCCTCTACACAAGTCTCACACATTTAGGCTAgctaaaccaaaaacaagaaacatgagGAAGGTAGTAACCTCAATGAGTACTCTGTAGCAGACGGAGAAAACAGCGGGCATACGAGAAGCAATGTAAGCAGCAGTCTCACCGTCCCTGTACTGCAGACCACTATCTCCATAAACGGTCTGTATCTTCCACCGCTTCGTCTCCACCGAGTTCATACAATCAGCTAGACTCTTCGCCGTGCTTTCAGGTAACTGCAGATTCGTGTCCTTTATCTCTTGGAATGATTCCGACAGCTGCCGAACCTTCTTCCTAATGTGCGGATCATCTTCCTCGCGGAGATATTTCTTGATTGCCCGCCGGAGACGGACGGGGACGACGAGTAGGCGGAGAGACTGCTTCGCTGCAGACCTTAGGGTTTCCACAGTGAAGACTTTCGGGACATTCGCTGCCATCTTCGCCGGAGCTCTGATCTGAATTGCAGCAAGTTGCCTCCGAGGTTTTAGCCTCTGTCTAGGGCTTAGCTTTGTGGGCCACCGATTTATTATTTCTTGGGCCTAAAAGGCCCTTTATTATGCCCACTTACTATACATGGACTCGAGTAGGGCTATGAGCAAACAAACAAAGGGCCCTAGTACTGGTTTGGCTTTTGGATACGATTTCATTCTTTCTCATTCATCTAGTGAGATGAACAAATCAGTGGCAGACGTAGGAAAAAAATTTAGGGGggtcaatttatttttatttttatttaaattgttaaaatgaaaagaaaattcaatTGATGTACTCGAGTTATGGAGTGACATCCTTGTGGGACAAATCAACTTCGCTGCAGATAATTCATTGATTTATATACATAGGTCGTGCACTGGAACAAATTGTATAATATAGTACCAAGATCATGAAACATCCTCTCATGGTGTTTTGACTGATGTATAGATTACATAACAAGAACCTAGCTAAGCTAGCTAGGATTACAAAACCCtacaactaatatttttttttacatgtcgGGACATATCACAaccacatacatatatatacacacctaCTGGCtactacacacacacacacactcacctagtatattataaggtattactatatatatataggactTGGAGATTTAGTACACATAAATAGGAAAACGATGGTTGTAATTGGTTAAAAGGTTTGAGAAACGTTGGGAGTGGAAGCTTGAGAAATCAACAACTCAGAAGCAGTCCAGAGTCTTTGAGCTTTAAGATTGCATGATCCGGATTTAGATGTCCGAGCCTCGTTGCAGTCTGAGAAGTACTTGCCACACACGTTCTTCAATCTCGGACTTGTTGCCACGTAACATGTCGTAGCTGCTGCCTGAGGAACAGACTTCAAAAGCTTGGAGGTCAAGAAAAACACTAAATCAGAGACGAAGCCATCTCGGTCTCTTGTGAGACGGGTTCTCACGATACCAGGATGGACACAATTGGCTGTCACATTAGCATCCATTTTCTgcgaaaaaaatgatttatatagtacaataaattatttggtttaaagaagaaaaatataaagatgagaacgaacaaaaaaaatagggttAATATGTAAAATGGAATCGTACATGGAGAAGACGGGATAGCTCAAGCGTGTGGAGAACGTTGGCTAGCTTGGAGAGAGCGTAAGCTCGAGTCGCGTCGTAATTCCTATAATGAAAATACGACGCAAGTTAAAGCGGTTTCAAACTATACTAAACACAGCCCTTAATTAAGTACTACTATTGTATATTCTctctaataatattattacaataataataaagaaaaaaaagacgagGACGACGGCGTTTATTTTTCTCGTCGCATCAcctttatatttgtatttgatgattaaacaaataatcacaataaaataataaatcattcgtacaaaatgaaatgatgagagtaattattattgtttgattgGAACTGAATGATTAGAAATATAAAGTCATATATACCTGTAGCTCCGGGAAATATCGGCGAGATAATGCAACATATCACCGGAAAACCAGCTATGGATGACGGACGTGACGTTGACGATACGGCCTTGAACGCCGGTGAGTGACGCCGtttcaatcatcttcttcaacaacagtTTCGTCAGCAGAAAATGGCCTGATACCAAAACCACAAttgattaattagttaattactaCATCAATCACCACCCAATAtaaaatgaatgattaatataatatataaaatataaatatggaGAGAAATGAGTAGTAACTACCGAGATAATTAGTGGCGAAGGTCATCTCCACACCGTCCTCAGAGATGGCGTGCTTATGCGCGTATTTCCCGGCATTGTTGCTGACCAAATTTTAAGAGAAAACTAGgttagacaaagaagaaaacaacaattaatgattgatcatcatatatatacatatggaGATAGTTTAATAAAGTAGTTAGTTACATGAGGATGTTGAGTGGGAGTTGGAGAGATTCAAAGTCGGCTACGAACCGACGAACAGAGGCGAGGGAGCTGAGATCGAGATGCATCACGATGATCTCCGACTCCGGAAACTCCGAGAGTATGCGAGCCTTCGTTTCCTCGGCGGTTTTGATACTCCGAGAAGGAAGCACTAGCCTAGCGCCACGCTTTGCCAGAACACGCGCCGTCTCCGCTCCTATCCCCGACGTCGCCCCTTTGTAGAAGAACCATAGAGATTGAGAAACTCGATCGTTTTCTGATtcggaaaaagaaagaagtggtAGCTAGGTAAACTCACCAGTGATGATGGCAGTTAGAGATCCGAGATCAGAATTAGCTGTGACATGATCGGCGGTTGATCTTGATCCGAATCCGCTGGGGCCACTGGAGCTGATCAGGTGTTTAACCGTCTctatcatccttttttttttcttttctctttttttttttctgttatggTTGAGTTTTGAGTGTTTGGGTGTTGTGTCTTAAGAGGGTAAGACTATATTATTTATAGTGCTACGTCTTTGAGAAACAACGCAGGAGAGATGCCGAGAAAGGGAGACAACATTTAATTATGTTGTGTCATTCGTCATTaacgagtaaaaaaaaaaaacttatgagtGTGAGtgtataaaatttggtttttgattaGCACCAAAACAGGATAAAAACGGAATCATTTGCTTAAAATAAAGGTTTAGTTAGCCAACTCTATTTGACTAACATGAATTTATAGAGGAAGATGAGTCATAGACCAGAAATTATAATTGGAATTGGGTCATTACAAACCATAATCTTccaatcttttttaaaaaaaactgtaatatagAAGCTGAAACAAATGCTTAGATAGTGCCATGTTTTGGGTAACACTCACTATTTACTAATCATGCCCAACTTTCTAATGGTATTATTCTCCGaatcttttacatttttaattatggTCCCCTCCTATTCTTAATTAAAGAGAcgaaaaatacatatataggaTGTTCAAACTCTTAGCTCTCTCACCTAGTCACACTCTATTCAAAAGTGCAGATTTATCTACTGGACCTAATTAAGATTACACAACCCCGGCAGGTTTTCTCTTCCTACCTGTTTCATTATCCAAGTAGAAATGAACTTAACTGTCCGCTTTTTCatttatatgtgttatataGCTAGGGATGATTATTGTTACATTAAAGTTTCTCAACTCCATCTACAGTACTAGACTACTAGCTAGTCTTCgtattacaaaatatgtgttatatatatagggatgGCTATTGTTACATTAAACCTTTTTTCTAAGCTTCAAATTCTTGCATTTCTATAGTTTTTGTACACCGCTATGAGAATCGGTAAATGTGAAAAGAGAGATTAATCGGTTGAAAATACATATCGTACGTATATAACGTTAATGAAAATATCGAACATTATATTGCAATCAAATACATTTAAAGAAGTACTTATGATTACGATATTATTGAGTAGCCTTTTAGATCTTTCACATGCGCGCGTAGAAAGAATCATTTAAAGGCTTACAAACAAACCTCCCCAATCATTTATAGCGTTTATAGTTATATTCTTTCTTCATAAATACACCACTTTTGAGTACAACAAAGTTTCGCTATTCAACATTCTAATACTTGTACTGTATCACTACAATATGTTCAATAGTTTTTTTGAATGCTACAAGTGCATCTAGGACCGTTTTTACTGTAAACGAATGTATAAAACAAAGACTCGATCCTTTTTAAAAGtgtcttttatatatacttgtatatgTGTATCcaattcatcaaacaaaacaaatagtcAAGTTATACGTTGAGaatatttttaaccaaaaaaaaaaagatatgttgAGAATATTCTTAATTTCCACCTTTAAGTAAATAGTCTTGTAAAATTGTAAGTGGTTGAAGCAAAAGATAGGGTGGGGATTTTGGCGAATGGCACAATAGAGTAAGCTAATTGGTCTCTCTGTTCTTGGAGGATCCAATCCGTCAATGAATGAGAAGAAGATCTTCAAGGCTGAATATGAAAATCATCATAAAGTAATCTTACCCAAATCCAACTACTACCCACTAACAGTTCcactaatatttatttata
Proteins encoded in this window:
- the LOC104773948 gene encoding methyltransferase-like protein 17, mitochondrial, whose translation is MAANVPKVFTVETLRSAAKQSLRLLVVPVRLRRAIKKYLREEDDPHIRKKVRQLSESFQEIKDTNLQLPESTAKSLADCMNSVETKRWKIQTVYGDSGLQYRDGETAAYIASRMPAVFSVCYRVLIEIRRRIPDFRPTRVLDFGAGTGSGFWAVQEVWPKSVERVNIVEPSQSMQRAGRNLIQGLKDLPLIHGYTSLLALSKEINKQCKEINEKSQRKHDLVIASYVLGEIPSLKDRITVVRQLWDLTDDLLVLVEPGTPHGANIISQMRSHILWMEKRKLRKLENKMKKAGAEKAVLDLKSGAHIVAPCPHDGKCPLENTGNYCHFVQRLQRTSSQRSYKRTKGVPLRGFEDEKFSFVVFRRGQRPRELWPLDGMKLETLKERRANKKPEDLEIDYEDFIKSQVVEVPYIDPRAYDSDTMDEEEEQEGGEGTDEDVEDTIEEEHQEEEESERASVGGGWGRIIFPPFRKGKQVT
- the LOC104773949 gene encoding short-chain dehydrogenase TIC 32, chloroplastic-like, yielding MIETVKHLISSSGPSGFGSRSTADHVTANSDLGSLTAIITGATSGIGAETARVLAKRGARLVLPSRSIKTAEETKARILSEFPESEIIVMHLDLSSLASVRRFVADFESLQLPLNILINNAGKYAHKHAISEDGVEMTFATNYLGHFLLTKLLLKKMIETASLTGVQGRIVNVTSVIHSWFSGDMLHYLADISRSYRNYDATRAYALSKLANVLHTLELSRLLHKMDANVTANCVHPGIVRTRLTRDRDGFVSDLVFFLTSKLLKSVPQAAATTCYVATSPRLKNVCGKYFSDCNEARTSKSGSCNLKAQRLWTASELLISQASTPNVSQTF